In a genomic window of Gossypium arboreum isolate Shixiya-1 chromosome 9, ASM2569848v2, whole genome shotgun sequence:
- the LOC108455257 gene encoding glycine-rich cell wall structural protein-like, translated as MAGKLISKRLGVFALMFVFAIGIAECRKFEKENLGGGFGGGAGAGGGLGGGLGGGAGGGAGGGLGGGGGGGLGGGAGGGLGGGAGLGGGGGAGGGLGGGLGGGAGGGGGAGGGLGGGAGLGGGAGGGAGAGGGLGGGLGGGGGAGGGVGGGAGGGGGIGGGAGGGVGGGVGGGGGFGGGGGAGGGIGGGF; from the coding sequence atggCCGGGAAATTGATTTCCAAGAGATTAGGAGTGTTTGCATTGATGTTTGTGTTTGCCATAGGGATAGCTGAGTGTAGAAAGTTTGAGAAGGAGAATTTGGGTGGTGGTTTTGGTGGTGGTGCTGGTGCTGGAGGAGGGCTTGGTGGTGGTTTAGGAGGTGGAGCTGGTGGGGGTGCAGGAGGAGGGCTTGGAGGCGGCGGTGGGGGTGGATtaggtggtggtgctggaggaGGGCTTGGCGGGGGTGCCGGTTTAGGAGGTGGTGGTGGTGCTGGAGGAGGGCTTGGTGGTGGTTTAGGAGGAGGAGCCGGTGGAGGTGGGGGTGCTGGAGGAGGGCTTGGTGGCGGTGCCGGTTTAGGAGGTGGAGCTGGTGGTGGTGCTGGAGCAGGTGGCGGTCTTGGAGGAGGGCTTGGTGGTGGGGGTGGTGCAGGTGGTGGAGTTGGAGGAGGAGCTGGTGGAGGAGGAGGAATTGGAGGTGGTGCGGGTGGTGGAGTTGGAGGAGGTGTAGGTGGAGGTGGTGGAttcggtggtggtggtggtgctgGTGGAGGAATTGGAGGAGGATTTTAA
- the LOC108455260 gene encoding GDSL esterase/lipase At4g16230-like has product MKQCINIDDFTESDINLDQMVEHVFGIPRVMFRISASLIFFLFNSMSAEKIPTIFIFGDSIVDVGNNNYINTLAKAMFPNGIDFCKNCLSGRFTNGRTVIDILEQRLGAKDFRPPYLAPNTAGDAVLRGVNYASSGSGILNDTGLIWGGRISLDEQISNFEETKARIVSIIGRRETKRLLKHQSLFIVVTGSNDFFLGKETISNGSLLSSKFESQLRKLYYLEARKIIVTNIPRFGCTPFERDKNPNAKGCIASFNEDISSYNKRLKRLLTDLTANLTASTFVYADIHAMLKDILQNYRSYGFENADDACCHKVGVHGGLLPCFSLSKICSNRTKYVFWDAFHLTETSNVIVASHMMDGGLKFMSPMNIRQLVYSSTVHPDD; this is encoded by the exons ATGAAACAATGCATAAACATTGATGATTTCACAGAGTCCGACATTAATTTGGATCAAATGGTCGAACATGTTTTTGGAATTCCCCGAGTTATGTTTCGAATTTCAGCATCTTTAATCTTCTTTTTGTTCAATAGTATGTCAGCTGAGAAGATTCCGACGATCTTCATATTCGGAGATTCCATAGTTGATGTCGGAAACAACAATTACATCAACACGTTAGCCAAGGCAATGTTTCCAAATGGAATAGACTTTTGCAAGAACTGTCTCTCTGGGAGATTCACTAACGGTAGAACGGTAATTGATATCTTAG AACAGCGTTTGGGTGCCAAAGATTTCAGGCCTCCATATTTGGCTCCTAATACCGCAGGCGACGCCGTTTTAAGAGGTGTCAATTACGCATCTTCTGGTTCTGGAATTTTGAACGACACTGGATTAATCTGG gGTGGTCGTATTAGCTTAGATGAACAAATCAGTAACTTCGAGGAAACTAAGGCAAGAATTGTCTCAATAATAGGCAGACGTGAGACTAAAAGGCTGCTTAAACATCAATCATTGTTCATCGTTGTTACTGGTTCAAATGATTTCTTTTTGGGGAAAGAAACGATATCCAATGGATCGCTTTTAAGTTCGAAATTTGAATCTCAACTTAGA AAACTTTATTATTTGGAAGCTAGAAAAATTATTGTGACAAATATTCCAAGATTTGGGTGCACACCTTTTGAAAGAGACAAAAATCCAAATGCCAAAGGCTGCATTGCTTCGTTTAACGAGGATATCAGTTCATACAACAAAAGATTGAAGAGGCTACTTACGGATCTTACTGCCAATCTCACTGCTTCAACCTTTGTTTATGCAGATATTCATGCAATGCTTAAAGATATCCTCCAGAATTATCGATCTTATG GATTTGAAAACGCGGACGATGCATGTTGTCACAAAGTCGGAGTTCATGGAGGTCTACTCCCATGCTTTTCATTATCCAAAATTTGTTCAAATCGAACCAAATATGTATTTTGGGATGCATTCCATTTGACAGAAACCAGTAATGTGATCGTAGCGAGCCACATGATGGACGGAGGCCTGAAGTTCATGTCCCCGATGAACATCCGACAATTAGTGTATTCTTCAACTGTTCATCCCGATGATTAG
- the LOC108455258 gene encoding glycine-rich cell wall structural protein-like — protein sequence MISKRLRVLALMFVFVLGIGECRKFEEDLDGGARRELTFGGFSGGGGAKGGFGGGSGFGGGFGGGISGGGGASASARGGASRGAGAGGSGGGGARGGVGGGAGGGAGGRASAGGKFVGSVSGGFSVGGGGGGRIGGGF from the coding sequence ATGATTTCCAAGAGATTGAGAGTGCTTGCATTGATGTTTGTGTTTGTTTTAGGGATAGGTGAGTGTCGAAAGTTTGAGGAGGATTTGGATGGTGGTGCTAGGAGAGAGCTTACTTTTGGTGGTTTTAGTGGGGGTGGGGGAGCCAAAGGAGGATTTGGCGGCGGCAGCGGTTTTGGAGGTGGTTTTGGAGGAGGGATTAGTGGTGGTGGTGGTGCTAGTGCTAGTGCTCGAGGTGGAGCTAGTAGAGGTGCTGGTGCTGGTGGTAGTGGTGGTGGTGGTGCTAGAGGAGGCGTAGGTGGAGGAGCTGGAGGAGGTGCAGGTGGAAGAGCTAGTGCTGGTGGAAAATTTGTAGGTAGTGTAAGTGGTGGGTTTAGTGTTGGTGGCGGCGGCGGTGGAAGAATTGGAGGAGGATTTTAA
- the LOC108456106 gene encoding putative ubiquitin-conjugating enzyme E2 38 yields the protein MALGHEQVGVNKFKQFDCVVDYSDHYYYHQSKPNQKSNSHGTMMINNRNTMKRIMKEWEILEKNLPASIFVRVYEGRIDLLRAAIIGASKTPYHNGLFFFDLQFPSDYPNNPPKVYYRSFGLRLNPNLYNSGYVCLSLLNTWGGKGTERWCPDKSTILQVLLSLQGLVLNEKPYYNEPGIKPAWSWESYNADVFALSCKTMLYLMKKPARNFEGFIAAHFRDHASVILKACVAYRNGRVRVGLFDGDAPVGSKKKKVNVSKKFKDSMNELYPELYKAFNRIGASVKNLPEKLEDDGDGKPANGIIGKLKRFWEAMTA from the exons ATGGCTTTAG GGCACGAGCAAGTTGGTGTTAATAAGTTCAAGCAATTCGATTGCGTTGTTGATTATTCagatcattattattatcatcaatCCAAGCCGAACCAAAAGAGCAACAGCCATGGAACGATGATGATCAATAACAGGAACACCATGAAAAGGATCATGAAAGAATGGGAAATCTTAGAAAAAAACTTACCAGCATCAATTTTCGTTAGGGTTTATGAAGGGAGGATTGATCTTTTAAGAGCCGCCATTATTGGAGCTTCAAAAACACCGTATCACAATGGGCTTTTCTTCTTCGATTTACAGTTCCCTTCCGATTACCCCAACAATCCACCCAAAGTATATTACCGTTCTTTTGGTTTGAGATTAAACCCTAATTTGTACAATAGTGGGTACGTTTGTTTAAGCTTATTGAACACTTGGGGCGGTAAAGGGACTGAACGGTGGTGTCCCGATAAATCGACGATTTTACAAGTCTTGCTTTCGTTACAAGGACTGGTTCTTAACGAGAAACCGTATTACAATGAACCGGGGATTAAACCGGCGTGGTCTTGGGAATCTTACAACGCCGATGTTTTCGCTTTGTCTTGTAAAACGATGCTGTATTTGATGAAAAAACCGGCGAGGAATTTCGAGGGTTTTATCGCCGCGCATTTTAGAGACCATGCGAGTGTTATATTGAAAGCTTGTGTTGCTTATCGGAACGGCCGGGTTCGGGTCGGGTTATTCGACGGTGATGCTCCGGTTGGGTCGAAGAAGAAGAAAGTTAATGTGTCGAAGAAATTTAAGGATTCCATGAATGAGCTTTACCCTGAGCTTTATAAAGCTTTTAATCGCATTGGTGCTTCGGTGAAGAACTTGCCGGAGAAGTTGGAGGATGACGGAGACGGAAAGCCGGCGAATGGTATTATCGGAAAACTAAAAAGGTTTTGGGAAGCCATGACAGCTTAG